The bacterium genome includes the window CGTGTGACCGCGGGCCGAGTACGTGCCTGCGGAAGAACTCCTGCGCCGCGCCGTCGTCCCGCGATACCTTTGCCCAGGCGAGATGGAAATCGGAGTCGTAACGGTATTCGGGGAAGAACGAAGTGGGGTGGGCACCGTACGGAACCTCGACGACGGCGTCCACGACGAACCCCGGAAGCACCGTGCGGTCCGGGTTGCGTCTAAGAATGTCGGATGAGACGATCTCCTCGGCCGTCACGATGACCTTCCTGGCGGCCTTCGGGAAGATGCCTATATCCGGCCAGAGGGTCGTCGGTTTGTATTGCACGTTGCCCTCGGCGTCGACACGGTGGGCGTGGACGAGCGCGACGTCCGGAACGAGGGCGCGGCATGCCACGACCGCAGTACCGCCGAACGGATCCTCGACCAGCCGGAGGTTGTCGGGGTTCTGGCTGATCAGATCGGTTCCGATCAGGCCGCGGGTCGGAAGATACGGCAGGTTCCGGGCGCCGGCGCCGAGGCGGGCGTTCAGTGCGGTCTCGGAGAGCTCTTCGACGCGCACCCGGCCGGCTTCCACGGCCTTGCGGTAGCGCTGACACAGCCCGAACTGTTCCATCGTCACCGCGGCGCCGATCAGCCGGTCCATGACACCTGCGAAGGAGAGCCAATCGACGGCGATGCCCCCGACCAGGACCACGATCCCCAAGCCGCGCTTCTCCTGTCGTATGAGTTCACGCACCGCCGCCATCGGTGCCGCCTGGGTAGCCATGTTCTGCAATGCGACGACGTCGCCGTGCTGCACATGGGTAGCGATCGCCTCTTCGATCGACGTGACCTTGTTACTCGCCAATTCCCACGCTCCTCGAACAGCCTCGTCGCCCAACTATCTGCGCTCAGACCACCTGGATGAACTCGAGGCCGCCGTGCACCTCCAGCACCTGGCCGGTGACATAGTCCGACTCGCTCGAACTCAGGAACGCAACTGCTGCCGCGACATCCTCCGGAAGCCCCGGCCGCCCTATCGGAATCTGTGCCTCGATCTTCGGAATCACTTCCGCGGGGATTCCGAACCGCCCGGCGTCGTCGCGGGGACCGGAGAGACGGGTGCCCTTGATGTACCCCGGCGCGATTGCGTTGACGTTGATCTTCTGCCCTGCCCACTCCCGAGCCAGGGACTTGGTGAGTCCGATGACACCGGCCTTGGCCGCCGAGTAGTTGACGTTGGCCGCGGCGCCGTAGATCCCGTTGATCGAGACGATGTTCACCACTTTCCGGTGATAGCGGATCTCGCGGGCGTCCTTTCGAAGCAGCCTCGCCGCCGATCGGCACACGTTGAACGTCCCGGTGAGGCACACGTCCACCACGAGATCCCACGTCTCGTCCGGCATCCGATGAAGCCAGTCGTCTGCGGTCAGGCCGGCGTTGTTGACGACTATGTCGAGCCCTCCGAACAGTTCGCCGGCAGCGCCGACCATCGCCTCGGAATCTGTCGGGTCGGTAACGCTGCCACCCACATCGCCGGCAGCCCCTCCGGATCGCCTTATCTCGTCGGCGGCTCGGCGGGCCACGTCGGCGTCGCGGTCATTGATGACGACCTTGCAACCTTCCGAGGCGAGGCGCGACGCGATGCTCAAGCCGATGCTTCGCCCGCCACCGGTAATCAACGCCACCCTTCCCTCGAGGCCTCGGAGGCTGCTCATCGGCTAGAAGGATCTCGGCATTCCAAGAGCCTCGGCGATGGAATTCCTTGCCATCTCGTTGGCGATAGGGCCTATGCGGTAGAGCCTTGCATCCCTCCAGTAGCGCTGAGGGTTGGTCTCGTACGCATACCCCATTCCTCCAAACATCTGCAGGGCCAGGTCGGCACACTTGCCGGCGTTCTCCGAAGTCACGACCTTGGCCATGTTGGACTCGAGACCACATTCGAGGCCCTCGGATTGGCGCCAGGCCGCATTGAATGTCATCAACTCGGCCTGGGACTGCATCATCTTCATGTCCGCGATGTAGTGCTGGAGTACTTGCAGCTGCTCCAGCCTCTTGCCGAACACCTCTCGGGCCGCCAAGTAGTCCAGGGCGTCTTCCAGCACGCCGTCGATGATCCCGACACAGAGCGCGGCGAGCATGATCCGTTCGTTGTTCAGCGTTCCGAGGCTCTGTTTGAACCCGTTCCCCGGCTCGCCGAGAACCAACTCGTCGGGCACCCACGCGTCGTCCAGCCACACCTCGCACGACCCGACCGAGCGCATCCCGATCTTCGGGATCTGGCGCGTCGTCACGCCGTCCTGTTTCCCGGGCACCAGGAAAAGTGTGGTACCAGCGCTCTTCTTAGCGGTGACAGGCGCGGTGCGAGCCAGTAGCAGCAGGTAGTCCGCAACGTGGGCCGCGGTGGACCAGATCTTCTGGCCGTTGATGACCCACCCGTCGCCGGCGCGGACCGCGGTCGTCGTCATCGCGCCGAGCAGGTCGGTGCCGCCCGCAGGCTCCGTGTATGCAATGGCGAACTTGATCTCGCCCCTGGCGAGTCGGGGAAGGAGCTCCAGCTTCTGCTGCTCTGAGCCACAGAGCCCGACCGACTTAGCCCCGGAGAACGAGGAGATGCCCCACACCCACGTCAAGCCTGCCAGGGAACGGGCCAACTCGCGGCAGAGAATCATCTGGCTGATGATGTCTCCGCCCTGGCCGCCGTACTTCTCGTCGATCCCGATCGCATGGAATCCCGCCTCGGTGAACTTGTCCCACAGCTCGTGGGGAAACTCGTATTCCTGTTGTTCGAGGCGGTTGGCATACTCTTTGGGTATCTCTCTGTCCACCCAGTGCCGCATCGATCTACGGAAGAGCTCTTGTTCTTCGGTATAACCGAAATCCACGTCAGCCTTCCTTACCGGCTATCGATCCCCATCGAGAACTGCCCGGCCCTCCATCAAACAGCCGGGCGGAGATCGCCGTCACTCACTCGTCCAATCTACATTCGTAGCCTACCAAACGTTTGGTTGGTAGTCCTGGCAGCTAGCTCTCGTGACCCTTGAGAGCGGCTGCGATGTGGGGCGCCGACGCGATGAGCCGGGGTACGCCGACAAGGGTGACGCCGGCGGCGACCGACCCCCACACGTCGTCTACCGACGCGCCGGCGGACAACGCCCGCGTGACATGAGCCCGGAACGACGCCGCAGGCGCGCCCAGCGCGACCAGGGTGGCGATCCGGACCAGTTCGATCTCCCGCTCGTCGAGGGAACTGCCGGCCTCGCCGGCGACTCGCGCGTCGCGTAAGGCTGAGATCAGGCCCGGAACGGTGTCGAGGCCTTCCAGCTCGGTGGGGACGGCAATCGGCGTCGCTTCTGACACGTTGGGTACGATATCAAACGCGATTCGAGCCGGAGGCAGTGTGCTGGCGCAGCAATCCGACCGCTCTCAGCAACCCGTACACGGTCTGAGCCTGGCGGTCTCGGAGGGTACTGAAGAATGTCCAGATGGCCCGATAGCCGGAACGGAACCCCGGGTAGGAGCTCCGCGGGCCAACCAATCCCCGTCTTTTTCAGCACCCTCCTCGTGGACGTCGGCCTTACCGAAGGATCGGCCGGCGACACAGCCGGGAACAGCGCACGGGCGTGGTCGCTTGGGATCCGGCGATCGCTGAGGCTCCCGCGCTTTCGTTCGACCACATCGCTCTCGCGGTTCGGTCTCTTGACAAGGCGGTAGTTCTCGTTCGGGATATCTTGGGCGCGACCTTCGTCAGCGGGGGAGACGACGAGAGGCTCGCCATGCGATCTCTCCAATACAAGCTCGCTCCGGGAACCAAGATCGAGCTTCTCATGCCGCTCGACGACGAAGGGGTGATCGCGCGGTTCATCGATAGATACGGCGAGGGCTTTCACCACGCCACCTTGTTCTTCGAGGACATCGAGGCGCTCCTACCGCAACTGGAGTCGGCAGGTTTCGAGGTCACCGGCACCGACCTTTCGAGGCCCACGTGGCGCGAGACGTTCCTCCGCCCGAAGAGCGGCTTCGGCGCGTTGTTCCAGTTTGTGGACAGCAATCTCGACTGGGGCACCCCGGTCCCGGGCATCACGGAGGAGGCCGTCCTGAGCGGGAAGGTCGTCTGGAAAGGCAACCGGCCGGTTCTCCGAGGCTCCGCCGGATGATGCGAGGCCCCCCGGTTGAGGTGACGACCTGGGGAGGTCTCCTCGTGGCGGCGGCGCAGCGGTGGCCGGACCACGTGGCCCTGGCCTTTCCCGACAGTCGCCTCAGCTACTCGCAGCTGCTCACGAGGGCAACCCGGCGGGCCCGGTCACTCCGTGCGCTCGGGATCGCGGCCGGGGATCACGTTGGATTGTTCATGCCCAATCTGATCGAATACGTAGAGATTCTCTTCGGCGTTGCCCTCCTCGGGGCCGTTACCGTTCCGATCAACGCCAGGTACAAGGAACACGAACTCGGTTACATCATCGAGAACGCGGATCTCGACATCCTCATTACCACTGACGTGGCTGCTGATCGCGTCGATTTCGTCGAGCTGGTGCGAGTGAGCCTTCCCGGGATCGGCGAGATGGCCGACGCCACGGAACTCCATGTCTCCTCCGCGCCGCGCCTGCGTTCGGTTGTGGTCTTGGGGGCATCCCAGCCGCAAGGAATGCTCTCGCAGCGACAGTTCGAAGCGGCCGCAGAGGGCATCAGCGAGGAGGAAATCGAGCTGCTCGCAGCGAGGGTGGCGGTGCGCAGCGTGTGCATCATGATCTACACGTCAGGGACCACCGACCTTCCGAAAGGCTGTCCTCTTACTCACGAGGCCCTGGTGCGTAGTGGTCGCGCCATGAGCCGGCAGCGCTACCTGTTGACCGCCGACGATGTGTTCTGGGACCCGCTACCGATGTTTCACATGTCGGCGATTCTGCCGATCACCGCCGTGTTCGATGCCGGCGCCACTTTCCTGTCGATGACGCATGTCGAACCCGACGCCTCGATCAACCAGATCGTGGCGGAGCGACCGACCGTGTTGTTTCCTTCCTTCCCGACGCTGACCACGGCGCTCATACACAATCCGAGATGGGGAGAAGTCGACC containing:
- a CDS encoding carboxymuconolactone decarboxylase family protein; translation: MSEATPIAVPTELEGLDTVPGLISALRDARVAGEAGSSLDEREIELVRIATLVALGAPAASFRAHVTRALSAGASVDDVWGSVAAGVTLVGVPRLIASAPHIAAALKGHES
- a CDS encoding VOC family protein, encoding MVAWDPAIAEAPALSFDHIALAVRSLDKAVVLVRDILGATFVSGGDDERLAMRSLQYKLAPGTKIELLMPLDDEGVIARFIDRYGEGFHHATLFFEDIEALLPQLESAGFEVTGTDLSRPTWRETFLRPKSGFGALFQFVDSNLDWGTPVPGITEEAVLSGKVVWKGNRPVLRGSAG
- a CDS encoding SDR family oxidoreductase codes for the protein MSSLRGLEGRVALITGGGRSIGLSIASRLASEGCKVVINDRDADVARRAADEIRRSGGAAGDVGGSVTDPTDSEAMVGAAGELFGGLDIVVNNAGLTADDWLHRMPDETWDLVVDVCLTGTFNVCRSAARLLRKDAREIRYHRKVVNIVSINGIYGAAANVNYSAAKAGVIGLTKSLAREWAGQKINVNAIAPGYIKGTRLSGPRDDAGRFGIPAEVIPKIEAQIPIGRPGLPEDVAAAVAFLSSSESDYVTGQVLEVHGGLEFIQVV
- a CDS encoding AMP-binding protein; translated protein: MMRGPPVEVTTWGGLLVAAAQRWPDHVALAFPDSRLSYSQLLTRATRRARSLRALGIAAGDHVGLFMPNLIEYVEILFGVALLGAVTVPINARYKEHELGYIIENADLDILITTDVAADRVDFVELVRVSLPGIGEMADATELHVSSAPRLRSVVVLGASQPQGMLSQRQFEAAAEGISEEEIELLAARVAVRSVCIMIYTSGTTDLPKGCPLTHEALVRSGRAMSRQRYLLTADDVFWDPLPMFHMSAILPITAVFDAGATFLSMTHVEPDASINQIVAERPTVLFPSFPTLTTALIHNPRWGEVDLTRVRVVNNVASPDMLRAFQAAYPDAVQVSAYGLTEAAGVVSFNELTDTLDQRSTTCGRPFSGIEIRVVDPETGVPRGVGEHGEINIRGYCLFEGYYRDPVKTAETMDADGWLHTGDLGSLDLDGRISYHGRLKDMLKVGGENVAAVEIESYLGTHPAVKIAQVVSAPDPKYVEVPAAFVELHDGSEMTADELIEYCRGKIAGFKVPRYVRFVTEWPMSATKIQKYRLREWIQGEPDRGEHSALGSSRTDRGA
- a CDS encoding acyl-CoA/acyl-ACP dehydrogenase; this encodes MDFGYTEEQELFRRSMRHWVDREIPKEYANRLEQQEYEFPHELWDKFTEAGFHAIGIDEKYGGQGGDIISQMILCRELARSLAGLTWVWGISSFSGAKSVGLCGSEQQKLELLPRLARGEIKFAIAYTEPAGGTDLLGAMTTTAVRAGDGWVINGQKIWSTAAHVADYLLLLARTAPVTAKKSAGTTLFLVPGKQDGVTTRQIPKIGMRSVGSCEVWLDDAWVPDELVLGEPGNGFKQSLGTLNNERIMLAALCVGIIDGVLEDALDYLAAREVFGKRLEQLQVLQHYIADMKMMQSQAELMTFNAAWRQSEGLECGLESNMAKVVTSENAGKCADLALQMFGGMGYAYETNPQRYWRDARLYRIGPIANEMARNSIAEALGMPRSF